In the Gossypium arboreum isolate Shixiya-1 chromosome 10, ASM2569848v2, whole genome shotgun sequence genome, one interval contains:
- the LOC108488889 gene encoding protein RADIALIS-like 3, translating into MASNSLTSSRTSGSSWTAKQNKLFEKALAKYDKDTPDRWHNIAKAVGGKSVEEVKLHYEILVRDLKDIESGRYPYPYPTN; encoded by the coding sequence ATGGCATCTAATTCTCTCACTTCCTCACGTACCTCTGGCTCCTCCTGGACGGCAAAGCAAAACAAACTGTTCGAGAAGGCTCTGGCTAAATATGACAAAGACACTCCTGACCGCTGGCATAACATTGCCAAGGCTGTGGGTGGAAAGTCAGTTGAGGAAGTCAAGCTGCACTATGAGATCCTAGTCAGGGATCTCAAAGACATTGAGTCTGGCCGCTACCCTTATCCATATCCAACCAACTAA